In Lachnospiraceae bacterium, one DNA window encodes the following:
- a CDS encoding cation:proton antiporter — MLTSLAFVFLLGLAMAALCQRIKIPRIIGMLITGILLGPCVLNWLSDSVLGISSELRQMALIIILLKAGLSLNLADLKKVGRPALMMSCVPASFEILAFVIFAPTILHISRVEAAVMGAVLGAVSPAVVIPRMVQLMETKYGTDQRIPQMIMAGASCDDIFVIVLFSTFTNMAQGGSAHAADFINIPVSIFSGIVLGAVAGYGLSLFFETAYAKEQYVRNSMKVILILGMSFFLMSVETWLKGKISVSGLLAVVSMAAVIRIKCVPGVSKRLSEKFGKLWIAAEVILFVLVGAAVDIRYTMQAGIAAVLMIFAGLMFRAAGVSLCMLGTKLNKKERLFCVIAYLPKATVQAAIGSVPLAMGLPCGQIVLSVAVLAILITAPLGAAGMDLTYDKLLVRSED, encoded by the coding sequence ATGTTGACTTCACTTGCATTTGTATTTTTACTGGGACTTGCCATGGCGGCATTGTGCCAGAGAATTAAGATCCCCCGTATCATAGGTATGCTGATCACAGGTATTTTATTGGGACCCTGTGTATTAAACTGGCTTTCAGATTCGGTTTTGGGGATTTCTTCAGAGCTGCGGCAGATGGCACTGATCATCATATTGCTGAAAGCAGGATTGTCCCTGAATCTGGCAGATCTGAAGAAGGTAGGCAGACCGGCGCTTATGATGTCCTGTGTTCCTGCCAGTTTTGAAATTCTGGCTTTTGTTATTTTTGCCCCAACTATCCTGCATATTTCAAGGGTGGAAGCAGCTGTGATGGGTGCTGTTTTAGGTGCTGTATCACCTGCGGTTGTGATACCGAGAATGGTACAGCTGATGGAGACAAAATACGGTACAGACCAGCGGATCCCGCAGATGATCATGGCAGGTGCGTCCTGTGATGATATTTTCGTCATTGTCCTGTTTTCCACGTTCACAAATATGGCCCAGGGAGGCAGTGCACATGCTGCAGATTTCATCAATATCCCGGTATCCATTTTTTCGGGAATAGTACTGGGAGCAGTGGCTGGATACGGTCTCAGCCTGTTTTTTGAAACTGCTTATGCAAAAGAACAATATGTGCGCAACAGTATGAAAGTGATTTTGATCCTGGGAATGTCGTTTTTCTTAATGTCAGTGGAAACATGGTTAAAGGGAAAAATATCTGTTTCAGGTCTGCTGGCTGTAGTAAGCATGGCAGCGGTGATCCGGATCAAATGTGTTCCCGGGGTATCAAAACGTCTTTCGGAAAAATTTGGAAAACTATGGATCGCAGCAGAGGTGATCCTTTTTGTGCTTGTAGGTGCAGCAGTGGACATCCGTTACACCATGCAGGCAGGGATTGCAGCAGTTCTGATGATCTTTGCTGGTTTAATGTTTCGGGCAGCAGGAGTATCCCTTTGCATGCTGGGAACGAAATTAAATAAAAAAGAAAGGCTGTTTTGTGTGATCGCCTATTTGCCAAAAGCAACAGTACAGGCAGCAATCGGTTCAGTACCTCTTGCAATGGGATTGCCGTGCGGACAGATCGTTTTGTCTGTAGCTGTTCTTGCTATTCTGATAACAGCTCCCCTGGGGGCAGCAGGAATGGATCTGACTTATGATAAGCTGCTGGTCCGTTCAGAAGACTGA
- a CDS encoding helix-turn-helix domain-containing protein, with protein MNVSFPKCNQAGTEFVISTTDDLQEKVNYLSEDFPVSIFTQTYHHAARDSTPFHWHNELQLNWVFQGELEYCINGDSLRLSGDKILLVKGHQLHSSRTTGKDACSLCINFSPDIFHPMILKHYIRPFLENENFTSSIQLLNLEQIDILKSLLDQTGEPLGYFSVINFLSRIFEELIRSFDEKPAQNDEEEIELFQSLLSFVHNHYQDPLTVRQIAAYGIINKNRCTDLFRKYTRLSPIKYLNKYRLYMAKNLILNTKKPISEISADVGYNQISYFIEQFKGAYGLSPLKYRNLFAGTPFHK; from the coding sequence ATGAATGTTTCCTTTCCCAAATGCAATCAGGCCGGAACTGAATTTGTCATTTCCACCACCGATGACCTGCAGGAAAAAGTCAACTATCTGTCAGAAGACTTTCCTGTTTCCATTTTCACACAGACCTATCATCATGCAGCCAGGGACTCAACCCCCTTCCACTGGCATAATGAACTGCAGTTAAACTGGGTTTTCCAGGGAGAGCTGGAATATTGCATCAACGGTGATTCTCTCCGACTATCCGGGGATAAGATCCTACTGGTTAAAGGCCACCAGCTTCACAGTTCCCGGACCACGGGAAAAGATGCCTGTTCTCTGTGTATTAACTTTTCCCCTGATATTTTTCATCCCATGATATTAAAGCACTATATCCGTCCTTTTCTGGAAAATGAAAATTTCACCAGTTCCATCCAGCTTTTAAACCTGGAACAGATAGACATTTTGAAAAGCCTTTTAGATCAGACTGGTGAACCTTTGGGATATTTTTCCGTTATCAACTTTCTATCCCGTATATTTGAGGAATTGATCCGCTCCTTTGATGAAAAACCAGCGCAGAATGACGAGGAAGAAATAGAATTGTTCCAGTCCCTGTTAAGTTTCGTCCACAACCATTACCAGGACCCTTTAACTGTCCGCCAGATCGCTGCTTACGGGATCATCAATAAAAACCGCTGTACAGATCTGTTCCGCAAATACACCCGGCTGTCTCCTATTAAATACCTGAACAAGTACAGGCTTTATATGGCAAAAAACCTGATCTTGAACACAAAAAAGCCCATATCTGAGATCAGTGCTGATGTAGGATATAATCAGATAAGCTACTTTATTGAACAATTCAAGGGAGCTTATGGCCTTTCACCTTTAAAATACAGGAATCTGTTTGCCGGCACACCCTTTCATAAATAA
- a CDS encoding Zn-dependent hydrolase, which produces MIMVSVNGERLLSRINELGKIGKDTEGRRTRLAASDADKQGRDLVSEWMREAGLEVVTDRIGNIFGIWETPENKDQAPLMIGSHIDTVINAGQFDGCLGVISSIEVIKTLKDNGMVSARPVVAAAFTNEEGVRYSPDMMGSLVYAGGMDVEEALDTVGTDGTILRDELKRIGYEGTVEPGFIKPYAFVELHIEQGPILDHEGIRIGAVENLQGIHWQRVTIEGAANHAGTTPTALRHDAGLAAAKVIVFLRQLVEKSGGVATVGCIELKPNAINVIPSKAVFTVDLRNPDKEKLDNDEKVLAEYLKNLAKEDDVRISAERMTEFDPVPFDEEIVEKVEKAAKAHGLSVKRITSGAGQDAQMLARLCPTAMIFVPSVKGISHNPEEYTKDEDVLAGADVFLDVVMDMAQVK; this is translated from the coding sequence ATGATCATGGTATCTGTAAATGGCGAAAGATTATTGTCAAGGATCAATGAACTGGGAAAAATTGGAAAAGACACAGAAGGAAGAAGAACAAGACTGGCTGCTTCTGATGCAGATAAACAGGGCAGAGACCTGGTTTCTGAATGGATGAGGGAAGCTGGCCTGGAGGTAGTGACGGACCGGATCGGAAATATTTTTGGTATCTGGGAGACACCTGAAAACAAGGATCAGGCACCTCTTATGATAGGTTCCCATATTGATACTGTTATCAATGCAGGACAGTTTGACGGGTGTCTGGGAGTCATCTCCAGTATTGAAGTGATCAAAACATTAAAGGATAATGGAATGGTTTCAGCAAGACCTGTTGTTGCAGCTGCATTTACCAATGAAGAAGGTGTCAGATATTCACCGGATATGATGGGTTCCCTGGTTTATGCAGGAGGCATGGATGTGGAAGAGGCTCTGGACACAGTAGGGACTGACGGTACTATTTTACGGGATGAATTAAAGCGCATTGGATATGAAGGAACGGTAGAACCTGGATTTATTAAGCCATATGCATTTGTTGAGCTGCATATTGAACAGGGACCGATCCTTGATCATGAGGGCATCCGAATTGGCGCAGTAGAGAACCTTCAGGGGATCCACTGGCAGAGAGTGACGATTGAAGGTGCTGCAAACCATGCAGGAACCACACCAACTGCATTAAGACATGATGCAGGACTGGCGGCAGCAAAGGTGATCGTATTCTTAAGACAATTAGTGGAAAAATCAGGAGGTGTTGCCACAGTAGGCTGCATTGAATTGAAGCCTAATGCCATTAACGTTATCCCATCTAAAGCAGTATTTACCGTTGACCTGAGAAACCCGGACAAAGAAAAGCTGGATAATGATGAAAAGGTCCTGGCTGAATACTTAAAAAATCTGGCAAAAGAAGATGATGTCAGGATTTCTGCAGAACGTATGACGGAATTCGATCCGGTTCCATTTGACGAAGAAATTGTAGAAAAGGTGGAAAAGGCAGCTAAAGCCCACGGTTTAAGTGTAAAACGCATTACTTCCGGTGCTGGTCAGGATGCCCAGATGCTCGCAAGGCTCTGTCCAACAGCCATGATCTTTGTTCCAAGCGTTAAAGGCATCAGCCATAATCCGGAGGAATATACAAAGGATGAGGATGTACTGGCAGGCGCAGATGTATTTTTAGATGTTGTAATGGACATGGCGCAGGTGAAATGA
- a CDS encoding GTPase (G3E family), whose protein sequence is MIKIDLITGFLGAGKTTFIKKYASYLMRQGKKIGILENDFGAVNVDMLLLQDLEGDNCSLEMIAGGCDADCHRRRFKTKLIAMAMSGYDRVIIEPSGIYDVDEFFDALYEEPLDRFYEPGNVIALVDAGLEEDLSKEAKYLLATEVADAGCVLFSKCDEVPEKQLKATLSYLNQTLEQVHCKRRFTLDQILCKSWEDLDEADYKRLLTCGYRMEDYEKMPLEQSKVFESLYYLNFSMDPKKLETAVKKMFQDPACGKIFRIKGYMKNGRKDETENSQESGWLELNATVKEFSLKSVPKGQEVLIVIGEKLSKERAALYLGRNPDV, encoded by the coding sequence ATGATAAAGATCGATCTGATCACTGGATTTTTAGGTGCCGGAAAGACAACCTTTATAAAAAAGTATGCTTCTTATCTGATGAGACAGGGCAAGAAGATTGGAATACTGGAAAATGATTTTGGCGCGGTCAATGTGGATATGCTTCTTTTACAGGATCTGGAAGGGGATAATTGCAGTCTGGAAATGATCGCAGGAGGCTGTGATGCAGACTGCCACAGACGCCGTTTTAAGACAAAGTTGATCGCAATGGCTATGTCCGGTTATGACCGGGTGATCATAGAGCCATCTGGTATTTATGATGTAGACGAATTTTTTGATGCTCTTTATGAGGAGCCACTGGATCGTTTCTATGAACCGGGAAATGTGATAGCACTGGTAGATGCGGGGCTGGAAGAAGACCTTTCAAAAGAGGCGAAATATCTGCTGGCGACTGAAGTGGCAGATGCAGGCTGTGTCCTTTTCAGTAAGTGTGATGAAGTGCCGGAAAAGCAGCTAAAGGCAACTCTTTCTTATCTGAACCAGACTCTGGAGCAGGTACACTGTAAACGCAGATTTACCCTGGATCAGATCCTGTGTAAAAGCTGGGAAGATCTGGATGAGGCTGATTACAAACGTCTGCTGACCTGCGGATACCGTATGGAAGATTATGAAAAAATGCCTCTGGAACAGAGTAAGGTATTTGAATCATTATATTACCTGAATTTCTCCATGGACCCTAAGAAGCTGGAAACAGCAGTAAAAAAGATGTTTCAAGATCCCGCCTGCGGCAAGATTTTCCGTATTAAAGGCTATATGAAGAATGGCAGGAAAGATGAAACGGAAAACTCTCAGGAAAGCGGCTGGCTGGAACTGAATGCTACTGTTAAAGAATTTAGCTTAAAATCAGTGCCAAAGGGCCAGGAAGTTCTGATCGTGATCGGTGAAAAGCTTTCAAAAGAGAGAGCAGCCCTTTATTTAGGCCGGAACCCCGATGTTTAA
- a CDS encoding very short patch repair endonuclease: MPIKEPRFHGEVTEKSHKNMSKIRGKDTSIEVVLRKALWHRGFRYRKNYKGLPGRPDIVLTKYRIAIFCDSEFFHGKDWEILKPRLEKGKNPDYWVKKIERNIQRDEEKDQQLNFMGWTVIHFWGKDILKDTEQCVRVIEETIFDQKLGEVDDEEGM, encoded by the coding sequence ATGCCGATAAAAGAACCACGTTTTCATGGCGAAGTTACAGAAAAAAGTCATAAGAATATGAGCAAGATACGTGGAAAAGATACGAGCATAGAGGTTGTGCTGAGAAAGGCACTATGGCATAGGGGATTTCGTTATCGAAAAAATTACAAGGGATTGCCGGGAAGACCGGATATTGTTTTGACGAAGTATCGTATTGCAATTTTTTGTGACAGTGAGTTTTTTCATGGAAAAGATTGGGAAATACTGAAGCCCCGGTTAGAAAAAGGAAAAAATCCAGATTATTGGGTTAAGAAAATAGAGAGGAATATCCAGAGAGACGAAGAAAAGGACCAGCAGCTAAATTTTATGGGGTGGACCGTGATACATTTCTGGGGAAAAGATATTCTGAAAGATACAGAACAGTGTGTAAGAGTGATAGAAGAGACGATATTTGACCAGAAACTGGGAGAAGTAGACGATGAAGAGGGAATGTAA
- a CDS encoding Sau3AI family type II restriction endonuclease, which produces MNYLEEYDETDPISIETYAKRLIGKTFADVCKQDDITKTMVVRETANYEVKHENKRRKGGLGELIEERYFHYQTNNDARPDFDKAGVELKVTPYKQNKNGTLVAKERLILTMIDYFSVVNETFEDSHMWQKARLILLVYYLYQQEIKNRLDYRIGYVNLFVPPEQDIKIIAHDFAVIVEKIRNGKAHELSEGDTLYLGAAPKAATSKDRRKQPFSDELAKPRAFAFKNSYMTYVLNNYIIPGKNTYESIIKGTEEEAFEEYVVRKIGAYYDWSVTDLCNKFHIEYQKKPKSLEAMLAYRMLGIKGNHAEEFEKANVVVKTIRIEKNNKIKENMSFPTFKFKELVEEDWEDSTFGNYLRETRFLFVVYKFDQQDELRLKGCQFWNIPYDDLEGNVKSVWEKTHRVLCEGLQIEKRNGKNYNNFPKSSENPVCHVRPHAQNSKDTYELPDGRQYPKQCFWLNNSYILSQLDKNFIED; this is translated from the coding sequence ATGAATTATTTGGAAGAATACGATGAAACGGATCCTATTTCAATTGAAACATATGCAAAAAGGTTAATTGGAAAAACATTTGCCGATGTGTGTAAGCAGGATGATATCACCAAAACTATGGTTGTCAGGGAGACTGCAAATTATGAAGTTAAGCACGAGAATAAGAGGCGAAAAGGTGGTCTGGGAGAACTGATAGAAGAGAGATATTTTCACTATCAGACGAATAATGATGCACGCCCAGATTTTGATAAAGCAGGTGTAGAACTAAAAGTAACTCCATACAAACAAAATAAGAATGGGACACTGGTAGCAAAGGAAAGATTGATATTGACCATGATAGACTATTTTTCAGTTGTTAATGAAACATTTGAAGATAGTCATATGTGGCAAAAGGCCCGGTTGATTTTATTGGTCTATTATTTATATCAACAAGAGATAAAGAATCGGTTGGATTATCGTATTGGATATGTAAATCTGTTTGTACCGCCAGAGCAAGATATAAAAATCATAGCACATGATTTTGCGGTTATTGTTGAGAAAATCCGAAACGGAAAAGCCCATGAGTTATCGGAAGGAGATACTTTGTATCTGGGAGCAGCACCGAAGGCAGCAACATCAAAAGACCGGAGAAAGCAGCCATTTAGTGATGAATTAGCAAAACCGAGGGCATTTGCATTTAAGAATTCATACATGACATATGTCCTGAACAATTATATTATTCCTGGAAAAAACACATATGAATCGATTATCAAGGGTACGGAAGAGGAAGCTTTTGAAGAGTATGTTGTGCGTAAAATAGGTGCGTATTATGATTGGTCAGTTACTGATTTATGTAATAAATTTCATATAGAATATCAAAAGAAACCGAAAAGTCTTGAGGCAATGTTAGCATATCGGATGTTGGGGATAAAAGGAAACCATGCGGAAGAATTTGAAAAAGCAAATGTGGTAGTTAAGACGATACGTATTGAGAAAAATAATAAAATAAAGGAAAATATGTCATTCCCTACGTTCAAATTTAAAGAGCTAGTAGAGGAAGATTGGGAAGATTCTACATTCGGAAACTATTTACGTGAAACTAGATTTTTGTTTGTAGTTTATAAATTTGATCAACAAGATGAATTAAGGTTAAAAGGCTGTCAGTTCTGGAATATTCCATATGATGATCTGGAAGGTAATGTGAAGTCGGTTTGGGAAAAGACGCATAGAGTGCTTTGTGAAGGACTTCAGATAGAAAAGAGAAATGGAAAGAATTATAATAATTTTCCGAAATCATCAGAAAATCCAGTGTGCCATGTAAGACCACATGCACAAAATTCAAAAGATACATATGAACTTCCAGACGGAAGACAGTACCCAAAGCAATGTTTTTGGTTGAATAATAGTTATATTTTGTCACAGTTGGATAAGAATTTTATTGAGGATTGA
- a CDS encoding Sau3AI family type II restriction endonuclease encodes MGNKEYKTPEEVKQRAEEAIGHSFKEIFELAQKFQQENGLKEKHGKGDIGQAYEEGWFNYACNEEAEPDFKDADIELKVTSFLINSRGYRAKERLSLGKINYKDENWNEYEESRFWTKNHHLLVMYYQYIRGVKREEFSVEKVDEILLKELPERDQMIIQHDWEKIARYVKAGKAHELSERDFMYLSPARKGAGGDEKVKYNDKYPKAKPRAYSFKKSYMTKLFNERMLAPEEILYILPDIVLPKEKEFDDILIETLKPYFGRTVDSLKKEFHNYRSGYSEKNDIIKQIFKSENDLDETDEFQKANYKLRTLTVDEKGTPTQDMSFSAFDFDGLLKEKNWTESIVYDEMVDSKFLLVVFSKNAEGQEILNNAFIWYLPKKDVNKVKDVWKEARKVIKGGIKLQQKLSHDRNGRLIFVYENNFPKSNFNNVAHVRNKAGESEYFCENANSVRLKKTAEIITLKEIPEELKNTLIPTGEYMTKQCFWFNKKYLKQQIKDFIKSY; translated from the coding sequence ATGGGTAATAAAGAATATAAAACTCCAGAAGAAGTAAAACAGAGAGCGGAAGAAGCAATAGGACATTCCTTCAAAGAAATTTTTGAATTAGCTCAGAAATTTCAACAAGAAAATGGATTAAAAGAGAAGCACGGAAAGGGAGATATTGGACAAGCCTATGAAGAAGGTTGGTTTAACTATGCGTGCAATGAAGAAGCTGAACCGGATTTTAAAGATGCAGACATTGAATTGAAAGTAACTTCATTTTTGATCAATAGCAGGGGATATAGAGCAAAAGAGAGATTATCACTTGGAAAAATCAACTATAAAGATGAAAATTGGAATGAGTATGAAGAGAGTAGATTTTGGACAAAAAATCATCATCTGCTGGTTATGTATTACCAGTATATCAGAGGTGTAAAACGTGAGGAGTTTAGCGTAGAGAAAGTAGATGAGATTTTGCTGAAAGAATTGCCAGAAAGAGATCAGATGATCATTCAGCATGATTGGGAAAAAATCGCACGTTATGTAAAAGCGGGGAAAGCACATGAATTATCAGAACGAGATTTTATGTATCTCAGTCCTGCTAGAAAAGGTGCCGGCGGAGATGAGAAAGTAAAATATAATGACAAATATCCTAAAGCAAAACCAAGAGCGTATTCATTTAAAAAGTCGTATATGACAAAATTGTTTAACGAGAGAATGCTTGCACCAGAGGAAATATTGTATATTTTGCCAGATATAGTATTACCAAAGGAGAAAGAGTTTGATGATATCCTGATTGAAACTTTGAAACCATATTTTGGAAGAACAGTTGATTCGCTGAAAAAGGAATTTCACAATTATCGCAGTGGATACAGTGAAAAGAACGATATCATTAAGCAGATATTCAAGAGTGAAAACGATTTGGATGAAACAGATGAATTTCAAAAAGCCAACTATAAATTAAGGACACTTACGGTTGATGAAAAAGGAACGCCGACGCAGGATATGTCATTTTCAGCGTTTGATTTTGATGGATTATTGAAAGAGAAAAATTGGACAGAATCTATTGTTTATGATGAAATGGTGGATTCAAAGTTTTTACTTGTAGTATTTTCAAAGAATGCAGAGGGGCAAGAAATTTTGAATAATGCCTTCATATGGTATCTTCCGAAAAAAGATGTAAATAAAGTAAAAGATGTTTGGAAAGAAGCAAGAAAAGTTATTAAAGGTGGAATAAAACTACAACAGAAGCTATCACATGACAGGAATGGAAGATTAATATTCGTATATGAAAATAATTTTCCGAAAAGCAACTTTAATAATGTGGCACATGTAAGAAATAAAGCTGGTGAGAGCGAGTATTTTTGTGAAAATGCTAATTCAGTGAGGTTGAAAAAAACGGCAGAGATTATCACGCTAAAAGAAATTCCAGAGGAATTGAAAAATACTTTGATACCTACTGGAGAATACATGACAAAACAATGCTTTTGGTTTAACAAGAAATATCTGAAACAACAGATTAAAGATTTTATAAAATCATACTAA
- the dcm gene encoding DNA (cytosine-5-)-methyltransferase yields MKKTVCELFAGVGGFRCGLNNIRTAEDYGKEEKWDTVWFSQWEPAEKNTQYAHDCYVYRFGTRLDNNGDDTTNYNIEDVDKTTLPDFNLLVGGFPCQDYSVASSLATSKGLEGKKGILWWSIRETLEAKKPPFVLLENVDRLLKSPAKQRGRDFGVILACFRDEGYTVEWRVINAAEYGYQQRRRRTFIFAYKNNTKYADRVLNTIGYTDALEEEYKKECMENVILKEGFFAETFPVNKAESAKMKIKKLPVEVGEVSETFQCAFENSGIMKDGIIYTMKTVPDYHGKQITLGDVMETGQVEEQYFIPEEKLYYTDPTVTHSDETDQCLSKEDRQTWQYLKGAKKLLRTSSTGHEYVFSEGAIPMIDQEDKPARTMLTSEGGFSRTTHIVKDKMTGRVRLLTAAEAERIQGFPTDHTKYCLVKGETVKMPLRKRRFMMGNALVVNLVVDMEKTLSVIFNNE; encoded by the coding sequence GTGAAGAAAACAGTTTGCGAATTGTTCGCCGGAGTAGGTGGCTTTAGATGTGGGCTTAATAATATAAGAACAGCAGAAGATTATGGAAAAGAAGAAAAATGGGATACCGTTTGGTTTAGTCAGTGGGAGCCAGCAGAGAAAAATACACAGTACGCACATGATTGTTATGTATATCGATTTGGAACACGATTAGATAATAATGGTGATGATACCACGAATTATAATATTGAAGATGTGGATAAGACAACACTTCCTGACTTTAATTTGCTTGTTGGTGGATTCCCGTGTCAGGACTATTCTGTAGCTTCTTCATTAGCTACTTCCAAAGGACTCGAGGGAAAAAAAGGAATTTTATGGTGGTCAATACGTGAGACCTTAGAAGCAAAGAAACCACCATTCGTATTATTAGAAAATGTTGATAGATTGTTAAAATCTCCTGCAAAACAAAGAGGTAGAGATTTTGGTGTGATTCTTGCATGTTTTCGAGATGAAGGATATACAGTGGAATGGCGTGTGATAAATGCTGCGGAATATGGGTATCAGCAGAGACGTCGTAGAACATTTATTTTTGCCTATAAAAATAATACAAAATATGCGGATAGAGTTTTAAATACAATTGGATATACAGATGCATTGGAAGAAGAATATAAGAAAGAATGTATGGAAAATGTAATCTTAAAAGAAGGCTTTTTTGCAGAAACATTTCCAGTAAATAAAGCAGAGTCTGCTAAGATGAAAATTAAGAAACTGCCGGTAGAAGTAGGTGAAGTCTCCGAAACATTTCAATGTGCATTTGAAAATTCCGGAATAATGAAAGATGGAATAATATATACAATGAAGACCGTTCCCGATTATCATGGAAAGCAGATTACGCTTGGCGATGTTATGGAAACTGGACAAGTAGAAGAGCAGTATTTTATTCCGGAAGAAAAATTATATTATACAGATCCAACAGTCACACATAGCGATGAAACGGATCAGTGTCTTTCAAAGGAAGATAGACAGACCTGGCAGTACCTGAAAGGTGCAAAAAAATTGTTGCGTACAAGTTCGACAGGTCATGAATATGTATTCTCAGAAGGTGCTATTCCTATGATCGATCAGGAAGATAAACCGGCACGTACAATGCTGACATCTGAGGGTGGATTCAGTAGAACAACTCATATTGTGAAAGATAAGATGACTGGAAGAGTGAGATTACTTACTGCAGCAGAAGCAGAACGAATCCAGGGATTTCCTACAGACCATACAAAGTATTGTTTGGTTAAAGGAGAGACTGTGAAGATGCCATTAAGAAAACGTAGATTTATGATGGGAAATGCATTGGTTGTTAATCTGGTGGTAGATATGGAGAAGACATTATCTGTGATATTTAACAATGAATAA
- a CDS encoding DUF262 domain-containing protein — protein sequence MDISAEIQKYRQEIKSERMDMSFGEIINMYRDKEIIISPEYQRAFRWDEQRQSDFIESILLGIPFPSIFVATNPDGKWELIDGLQRVSTVLSFFNELKDEEGNPYPKNGLKLVEGSMLKGLKDITIDTLPLEYKLQIKRTPCRVEIILKESEFKMRYELFKRLNTGGEGLSRQEIRNCIFRGLDSRYSEFIAELAQNDIFREIVNISVSNEEKMYYEELVLRYLTLKNKGTRYSQANIQDYMDDYLESQCKEFDDTQIETDKTLFVNIMKILEKLKDENIFKLGKRYFTTSMYDAIMLSLSENTIDLEELNIEQLGKKIAILKEDDNFNKYVGSASSNPTSITNKVKIARKVLLDITE from the coding sequence ATGGATATTAGTGCAGAGATTCAAAAATATCGGCAAGAAATAAAATCAGAGAGGATGGATATGTCTTTTGGAGAGATAATTAATATGTATAGAGATAAAGAAATAATTATTTCTCCAGAATATCAAAGAGCTTTTCGATGGGATGAACAAAGACAGTCAGATTTTATAGAATCAATATTATTAGGGATTCCTTTTCCGTCTATTTTTGTGGCTACAAATCCAGATGGAAAATGGGAACTGATTGATGGACTGCAAAGAGTATCGACGGTGTTATCTTTTTTTAATGAATTAAAAGATGAAGAGGGGAATCCTTACCCTAAAAATGGCTTGAAATTAGTAGAGGGAAGTATGCTTAAGGGGTTGAAAGATATTACTATTGATACTTTACCATTGGAATATAAATTGCAAATTAAGCGTACACCATGTAGAGTAGAAATCATTCTTAAAGAAAGTGAATTTAAAATGAGATATGAGCTTTTTAAGAGATTAAATACAGGAGGAGAGGGATTATCGAGACAAGAGATAAGAAATTGTATATTTAGAGGATTAGACAGCAGGTACAGTGAATTTATTGCAGAATTAGCTCAAAATGATATTTTTAGAGAAATAGTAAATATTAGTGTATCCAATGAAGAGAAGATGTATTATGAAGAACTTGTATTAAGATACCTGACTCTAAAAAATAAAGGTACAAGATATTCGCAAGCTAATATACAGGACTATATGGATGATTATTTAGAGAGTCAATGCAAAGAATTTGATGATACACAGATTGAAACAGATAAAACTTTGTTTGTAAATATAATGAAAATATTAGAAAAACTAAAGGATGAGAATATATTTAAATTAGGAAAAAGATATTTTACTACGAGCATGTATGATGCAATAATGCTTAGTTTGTCTGAAAATACGATTGATTTGGAAGAATTGAATATAGAACAACTGGGCAAAAAAATAGCAATATTGAAAGAAGATGATAATTTTAACAAATATGTTGGGTCAGCAAGTAGTAATCCAACCAGCATAACCAATAAGGTCAAAATTGCTAGAAAAGTGTTGTTAGATATTACGGAGTAA